In Gopherus evgoodei ecotype Sinaloan lineage chromosome 7, rGopEvg1_v1.p, whole genome shotgun sequence, the sequence tgatactctCTCACCATggccttctcataagcaaactagggaaatataacctggatgaacctactataaagtggatgcacaactggttggaaaaattcagagtagttatcaatggttcacaatcaagcggGACGtgtatatcaagtggggtcccacaaggatctgtCCTAAGTCCAATtctatttaatatcttcattaataatttgggtaatggcatagagagtgcacttataaagtttgtggatgataacATGCTGGGACAGATTGTAAGCTAAGTTTCCTGTAAGCTGCGCGGCTGCATAGCACCCTATTTAGCACTGCGCAGGCGCTCAGGGAACCCACCTGGGGACCTGCTGCGGCTGAGGGAGgggcatccctgccccagccccaacctAGCCCAGCCACCAACCTGTCACAACCAGGGtggcctcccagccccagctatgCCACGGTTCAGAGCTGCCGTGGCCAGGGCTCCCCTACCCTGGCCCAAACCTAGCCAGTGCAGCACAATGCAGCCCCAGCCGCAGAcgggccagcccagcccagcccggtcCCAGCTGCAGCCGGGGCAGCCCAGCCCAAACCCGGGTGGCCCGGTCAGGACCCAGTTGCGGCAGCCCAGCCCAAACCTAGCCACAGCCAGGGCAGTGTGGCCTGAACGGCCCGGCCTAGACATAGCCATGATGGCCCAGCCCAAACCTAGCCACGGCCGGGGCAGCACGGCCCGGCCTagacccagccacagccaggGTGACCCAGCCCGAACCTGGGCGGCCCAGCTCAGACTAAGCCTGAACCCAGGTGGCCTGGCCCAGACCTGTTGCGGCCGGGGTGTCCCTCCCTgaacccagccccagcttggacCTGAGGTCTCAGCCCCTCCAACACCACATTGATgcacataaaaaaattaattccacacatgGGTAGGAAAAATTACAGGGAACActggttgtaagtgctttggagaacaAGATTAGAAtttcaaaattatcttgacaaactggagaaatggtctgaagtaaataggatgaaattcaatatgaacAAATGCAACATGCTATGCTTAGGAAGGAATAAatgaattgcacaaatacaaaatgggaaatgactggctaggaaggaacactgcagaaaagaatctgcggttataatggatcacaaacgaAATATGAGGCAACAATGTAATTTTGTTGCAAAAGAAAGCAAATATCATTGTAGGATGCATTAGTAGAGGTGTTgtcagcaagacaggagaagtaatgattccactctactcagcactgataaggcctcagctggagaactgtgtcccgTTCTGGAGGCCGCACTTTAgaaaaaatgtggacaaactggagaaagtccagaggagagcaacaaaaatgattagcagtCTACAgtacatgacctatgaggaaatatttttaaaaattgagtttgtttagcctggagaagagaagactgaggaggggtaTGACagcatgtaaaaggttgttataaagaagagggtgacaagattgttctccttatccactgaggacaggacaaggagAAATGGGGTTAAATTtcagtaagggaggtttaggttggacattaggaaaaaattcctaactgtaggagtagttaagcactggaacaaattaccgaGGGAGggtgtagaatctccatcattgtaggtttttaagaacaggctatataaacatctgtcagggatggggcagataaTACTTAATCTTGCCTTAGTGCAAGAGACAGGACTGGATGACCTAACGAGGGCCCTTCCAGGTCTGCATTTCTATTATTTCTATTGCTCCCTATGTGGTgaacagggagaagaggggacCAGACACAGCTGCTTGAGAATGCCCAATTGGTAGAAATATCCTGGCTCTTTACTGCCATCAGTTGGTGAGAGAGGGGGAATGCCTGAATGGGCCAGGCCTTATTTGCACGACCGGTATGTCTTCTATCCCAGCCGAGCCATAGCTGCAATAATCACTGGTGCATCCCAGGCAGCCTTTCATTTGAGGGCTGGAGACCGGAGATAGACTTGCCTGAAACTTGATCTCTGCCAACTCTGGACAACCATGGGCAATGCTAGACAGCATTACCTCATTAACCACTTACAACCGTGAGAGGACTGAAATTAAGGCACCCAAAGGTGGGGAGTCTTAGCTAACAGATGGTGTTGATTCACTAATTGCTGGCTTTCCCAAGTTTCTTGtgtgcccccccaaaaaataaaatcttttctctttgttttaaaccctACACTTGGAGCTTATATGGGGGAAGTCTAAGGGTGCCCAGGGGTGGTAACTTTCCTGGGTTTCTGGGTGAAGGCTTGAGCCAGTGTTGTTGAAGTTTTCAGAAGGAAGCCCTGGATaactgaacccagccctttgGGATGGTGACACTTGGCAGAGGGTTATCTGCAGGAAATAGGTCTCGTCCGAGCTGATTTCATTCGTTGAGGAGATTGTACGTTTGGTTGACAGAGGTAATGGTGTAGATGGAATGTACTTAGACTCATATGAGGTGTTTGactttataccatgacagtctgATTAAAGCATTAGCACTATACAGTATCACACAtgaaatggattaagaactggttaaCTGACAGATCTCACAAAGCCTTtctaggctaaacaaacccagctttttcagtctcctctcataagatcagttctccattcctctgatgaGCCTGGGAGCCCTtctctgcagctgggctgggccagtttggaTTCCTTTCTCTTGGTCATAGGTGACTAGAGCGAcacgcagtattccagatgaggtcttccCAGTGCCTGGtccaatggcattaatacttccctatctccaCTGGAAATCTCTTGCCTAATACACTCTAGGgatgtatttgccttttttcacggctgcatcacattggtgactcGTAGTTATCCTGTGATTGACTAATACACATCAtcacacagtcatcctgtgatgtCCTCTGTTGTTTCCAGCTTGCAGTGGAaattcccatttctattactccagtccTCAAGGTCATCAAGTTTTAGTCCTGTGTAATAGTCCGAAGGTGGGATGGCTAAGGGCAGAGAGGAGGAGTTGGGGTAACAGGTAGGGGGTCAAGGCAGGCAGATGACTGGGCAGTGTGTAAGAGCAGAGGGAAGGAGTCAGTCGTGCTGCAGCTGAGCGTGGCAAGGAGGAGGATGCCAGCTCAGCACCCAGCTAAGGGGTGTGCTGGTACCTTGCTCTTTGCTGCCTCCAGCCTTGTCCGCATTCATTAAGGCCCTCCctgcgtagggtgaccagacagcaagtgtgaaaaatcttgACAGCGGGGGCGGGAAGGGGCACTAATAggagctatataagaaaaagaccccaaaatctggactgtccctataaaattgggacatctggtcaccctacccctgcTTTTCCCCCATAACTTCAGCGCTGGTAGCCAAAGGATGTTGTAGGTGTCTGTGATGATGCAGAGACATTCAAAGGTAGCcaaagccctcgtccagactaacccgcggcatcggcgggttaaaatcgattgctcggggatgacgcgatatatcgatccccgagcgcgcttacatcgattccggaactccatcaacccgaacggagttccggaatcgacacggagacccgcggacatcgatgcagcgccatccagacgggtgagtacctcgattttagaaattcgacttcagctacgttattcccgtagctgaagttgcgtatctaaaatcgattttaatatctagtctgggcGTGGCCAAAAACTCCTCTATATCCTCAGTATCATTGTAAATGGGACACATCCTTTCCCAGTTTTTCTCATGGCAGTGGGGAAGTGGAGTACCAGGTGGGGATGACTTTCTCCGTTCTTCCATTActtgggccacgtccagactagggtattaaaatcgattttagatacgcaacttcagctacgtgaataacgtagctgaagttgaatttctaaaatcgaggtactcacccgtccagatggcgcggcatcgatgtccgcggctctccgtgtcgattccgtgTCGAATccagactagacgcaatatatcgatccccgagcaatcgattttaacccgtcgatgccgcgggttagtctggacgtgggcttggAGATGAAGTTCGGCCGTCTCCTGTTCCATCTGTCGagctttctcctcagcagccagcagctccagaTGCTCCTTACaagctctttcttctctctcagcaGCTCCTCTTTCTAATTCAGCTATTTTTTGCTTTTCCAGCAATCGAATGTCTGTAGTTTCTGTTCATGATCAAATTGCAGTTTATTTGCTGCCTTTTTCATTCTAATTGCTTCTGCAGTTTCTGTAGTACCAGGTAAGGGCTGTGCTCCTGCCTCCTGATCACTGGCCATTAACAGATCTCTCAGTTCTCGATatgtagcttttttaaaaaagcttatcCCCTTTTCTGAACACAAATCTTCCAGGGCTTTTTTGTCAAGGCCCTCATATACTCTTTGATCACGCATTGCAACTGCTCTTTAACCAATCAAACTCTTACTACACCTCTGTCCTGATATAATGTGACcggatataacacaaatttggatataacatgatAAAGCAgtactctgggggtggggggagggcagggctgcgcactccagaggatcaaagcaagttcgatataacacagtttcatctataacgcagtaagattttttgggtcccgaggacagcattgtatcagggtagaggtgtaccaaaattcaaatttggatagtgtggggttctgacccaaagcttaattgacctggttctgtggatcctagcATGACTACGCTACTGTGACCATGCTagcatgcctgtgggagccagctgaggtcactcaatcagggtgaactgcaaacagaatggGGCAAACAAATCCCAAacgctggtggatattccaatacttagatttaccaaaacagcttctatagtacctcactggttactcagaagtcaaataatgcagttcccttaaagcaccTAGCcttaggcctccatccagacacataTGTAAaacatatgatgatgattactgaaaatcttatctcatcatataaaagaaaagtttcttccaaccccaaaggatcagccacatacccaggtccaattataacttagatcttacccaaaacacACGCTTATAGCCAGTTCTTATTaagtaaactaaaatttattaaaaaagaaaagagagagagtgttggttaaaagatcaatatacatacagacttgaattcagttcttgaggttcagatacatagcagagatgagcttgtagttgccagaAGTCCTTTTAGATACAGTCCATAGGTTAAAGActaatgtccatattcagggtgactccagtcagtgactgaggatctcaatccttatggcttaaggcaggtgtcagcaacctttcagaactgctgtgccgagtcttcatttattcactctaacttaaggtttcgcgtgccagtcatacattttaatgtttttagaaggtctctttctatgaatctataatatgtaattaaactattgttgtatgtaaagtaaatatggtttttaaaatgtttaagaagcttcatttaaaattaaattaaaatgcagagccccccggagcagtggccaggacccgggcagtgtgagtgcctttgaaaatgagCTCACGTACCGCCTTTGGCAtgggtgccataggttgcctacccctcgcttaaggtttccccctcttgaaacccaaagcagatctgagatgaagtaggGTCATGTCCCAGAGTTTTTATGTATTTcctgcagccttttggcctgagaaaacaatcggCTTAATTTTCCTTCTCCTAAACAtcatggcaattagcacaggataatttatccattaaactgtTCAGATACAgattaccacaaccttcaaagagacatatagacaataatactatttcactcaagtttcttcctaaatgttaatactccttttttgatctttgaatcaaagctatggcaatagacaagacttgtttgcttacatcacaagacctgagcaaacatctacccttctatcTCCAACACttcagacttgcatttcaaagctctatgcatttacatatcttcctaaccagtctctaaagttcagccctgggtcaggtcagtctgtgagttaattaactctttctggccttgtcacctttcagtgagatattatattacagtCATAACATTACAGTGTCACAGGAAGTGGGAGACAtgaggtggggtgaccagatgtcccgattttatagagacagtcccgatattcggggctttgtcttatgcaggtgcctattacctcccacaccctgtcccaatttttcacacttgctgtctggtcaccctatgaggaCAAGGCTGAAGGAGGGCACAGGGGAGGCAGCATCCACAAGTGTATGGGGAGCTTCTCCCAACTGCTAAGGGCAGATCGGAGGGAAGGAATCCTCACTCTATACAGGGCAGGTGGGGATCCCGCGGGCGGGGCCAACAGGGGAGGGGGGGCCTAGATGGAGAGGCGGGGCTAAAAGAAGAGGCGGGGCTAGCGGGGCTCTCCTGGGGGCGGTGCTCAGGCCTTGCATTCGCCGCAATGCCGAGCTCGGGGGTGGGTGTGTGGTTGGCTGCGCTGTGGCTGCTGCTCCtggcggggccggggctggggctgcgcggGGAGCGCCTGGCCggggggctgcaggaggtgcCGATCTCGGATCCCGGGGTGCAGGCAGCCGTGCGGTTCGCGGTGGACGCCTATAACCGGGCCAGCAACAGCCTGCACTACTGCCGGGCGGAGCAGGTGCTGCGGGCCCGCAGCCAGGTCAGTAGGGCCGGGCCGGGGCTGGAGCCAGCTGGGGGGCAGCGCCGCAGCCGGGGATGCAGGTGTCCGGGTTGGAGCCGGGATAGGGATGGATTCGGGGTGGGGTTTGGGTCCCCTCGGGGAGTCCTCTAGCTGACAGaggtctgtggggtgggggacggagctgggaatgggtaGGGGCTGGACCCTGGAGGAGTAGGGAAAGCCCCCAGCCCGGTGGGGATTAGGGGCTGGGCCCGATGGGGGGCAGAGGTGTGCGGGGCTGGGAGGCCCCTGTGGCCAGGTGGGGGGCAAGGATGTTGGTTATGGGGTGGCAGGTTGCAGGGGACGGAGGTGTCCTGTGAGAGCAGCTTTTGCTTCCTCCCACGCAGCTGGTTCTGGGCGGGGGCAGCTTAGGATTCGTGCTGACTTCTTCCGTGACAGCCGAGTGTCCTGCCAGTCTGGGTAACCGCTGGAGGATCCCTGGACCCTGCAAGTGCCCGTGTCCtcctccctctgagccccagtgTCTCAGCTTCCTGTAGCAGAGCCCAGCTGTTGCCCATTGCCTGTGCAGAAAACCTGGCAAAGAGGAGTGTAAGCAGGCAGGATGCCTGGGGGGCAGACCACGGTGGCACCCACTTCCCTGTGGCACTGTTTTGTACACGTGCGACCCTGTATCTGAGCCTGCAATCTCAGCTGCCCTTGAATTACATCTCTAACCCCCGGGGCTGTGGAGAAACCTTTACCGCTTGGAGTAGGCAGCCTGGGATTGTTTGGATCACCATGCAGAGGGGCGTGAGGAAGAGCATTGAGTGGTATCCAGGCACCAGAGTGTCAGCTCTcagctaaaataaaataatagtcTTCAGGCCTCCTGACTGCAGAAATACTTGCCTCCTATGTTTAGGGTGTAACACgggacaggagggagggaagtcAGCATTGGCTGATAGAGTTATTATTGCTGTACCCCAAACCTCAAGAATGCTGCTCTGCAGCCAGGGCATTGTCCCTTCCCAGCATTACCCAAGCACCATGTCTGCCCAGGCCCATAGTCTGCCCTGTTTCTCTCCTACTCGCCTGGCCAGGCAGGCTCACTCGCACTGCCGCTGGTTCTCTTCCACCACTGCAAGCACCCAATGCAACAGGAGTTTTGTGGGGGCTCCCCAtctggtgggtgctgagtgggaccctgTCTGGGattttgggtgggggtgggggtgtgtgtgctctCCTGCTGATGCTGTGGAAGACCCTGTCTGGGATCAGGCGTGAGGGGGGCTCCCCTATCATGCTGGGTGCTGCGTGGGACCTTGGCTGGGATCTGGCGGTCAGGGTCCCATGCACTTGCTTCCCTCTGCCTCTACCCACTCTGGATTAGCTCATAGTGTGTCAACTCCTGGTTGTGTACATGAAAATCTAATTGTACTGGAGGAAGAAAGTATGTATGATGATGGATCTGGTCTAGGACTGTCTGATCTCATTGTGTTCCTTCTAGGGGAGATCAGGGCTAAGTCAGACAGTTATTATTGGTGTTACACTAGTGCCTAGAAACCTCAGCTGAGATTGAGGTGAGGCCCCCTGTCATATTGGGTGCTGTGTGTGTTCCTGACCAAGATTGGTGGGAGGGCTTGTTGGGGTGGGAAGTTCTCCATCTCCCTTCTCTATCTCAGTCATCATGGTTGTATCCTTCCATCCTGTCTCCTCTTTTTCTTCTCCGGTCTAGCATGAACAGTGCCAGTCCTCAGTCTCTTTGTGAACTTATGTATGCTGAACCTGTGCCCTCTTGCTCTTGCAAGCTGGTTTTCACCAAGATTGGTTATAGCCATCTTGTACTAGACAGATGTGACCTCACAATAGAATGTTGTTCCTCATGGAATGTTGTTTACAGCTCTCCAGTGCATAAGGCTCTGAAGAACCAGCCTTTTATAATGGTTACTTTGAGCTTCTGAGATGCGTTTTGTCCAAGGCTTGCTCTGTGCTAAGACTTGCAGTATGGGGACAAAATCCAAGGTTCTCATTGGGATCATCTCTGTGCTTTCTTCACCTTTTCTCCTTAGCCTGTGACACTGGACCTGCTGGTCTGATTCAGCAACCATTAGTTTCTTAGAGGGCTGAGAGGAGGAACTCGGGAGGGCTCATTGAAGAGCTGCAAGAACAACTGAGGGTCTGGATTCCTGGAACACAGTGACACTGAGAAGGACTTGCAGGGCATGTAggaatgtgagctcccagtgcaatgctgtagctaacagggctaatgtgatccttggacatTAAAGCAGAGGAGTAAGCAAGCAGGTGTAGGGCAACGCTATTACCTCTGTCTACGGTGTCAGTGAGACCAGTACCGGGTACTATCTGTTTCTGGGATCTTCCCTTTCAAAGGGTCTTGATGATTGGAGAGAACTCAGGAGAGCCACAAAAGTGATTTGAGGGCTGGAAAACCCGGTATTTAGTTTCTCTAGGAGAAGGTGAAtaggtgatttgatcacagtctgcaagtaccttcatggggaggAGATTGCTGATAGCGGAACTTTTAATCcagcagacaaaggcagaatgagtcccaacagctgggagctgaagcTGGACTAAttgagactagaaataagatgcacatttttaataggAAGGGAGATTAACCATTGGACCAGCTGACATAGGGATGGGGTGGATTCTCTGTCCCTTGGAGTTTTTAAACCAACACAGGATGTCTTCCTATGAGACACGCTACAGCTCAACCAGAGGGTGTAGAAATGGCTGGCGGAGATGCTCAGGCCTGcgatatacagaaggtcagagaTGATcgggatggtcccttctggccttaaagtctagggTTCCCTGCTCCATCAGTTTGAGAAATTCCCTACTGAGTGAACGGTCAGTTTTGGTGCTAAGCTTCCCCATTTTAGTGCATGCAGTAGAATTTGGGGCCATATTAAAAAGATGGCA encodes:
- the LOC115654425 gene encoding cystatin-POGU1-like is translated as MPSSGVGVWLAALWLLLLAGPGLGLRGERLAGGLQEVPISDPGVQAAVRFAVDAYNRASNSLHYCRAEQVLRARSQVVAGMKYYLTVQLVTTQCRKNGAGLGNRDISTCPLLPASEQRKLLCEFQVWSRPWLNQTQLLSQNCSVSDS